TCGCCGGCGCGGTGGTGGCCCTGATCGCGTTCGTGGTTGTGGAACGCCGGCAGGAGCAGCCGATGTTCGACCTCGGCCTGCTGTCGCAGCCGCGGTTCGTCGGCATCTCGCTGGCCACCGTCCCGGTGGTGTTCGGCTTCTCGCCGCTGGTGATCTACCTGCCCTCGTACCTGGCGTCGGTCGACGGCCTGGGCGCCGCGCAGATCGGCCTGTTCATGCTGATGCTGACGGTGCTCGCGCTGGTGTTCCCGGGCATCGCCGGCGTGGCGGCGAAGTGGGTGCCCGCCCGGGTGCAGATCGTGCTGACCGCCGCCCTGGCCGCGATCGGGCTGGCCTGGTTCACCGTGATCGAGCCGGGCATCGGCTACCTCTCGCTGCTGGGGCCGCTGGCCCTGGTCGGCATCGCGGTCGGCCTGTCGTTCGGCCTGCTCGACGGCGCCGCGGTGAGCAGCGTCGAGGCCACCCGCGCCGGGATGGCGGCGGGCATGTTCAACACCGTGCGGCTGGCGGGCGAGACCATCTCCATCGCGGTGGCGGGCGCGCTGCTGGTCGGCTTCACGCAGAACGCCGTCGCCGCGCGGGCTCGGGAGTTCGGCGGCTCGGTCGACGCCGACGCGGTGGCCAACGCGCTCAACCAGGGCGACCTCGCGCGGGCGACGGCGCTCGTGCCGGAGGGGCGGCGCGAGGAGTTCGCCGAGGCGGCGGGCGAAGCCTTCGCGTCCGGTTTGCACGGTCTGCTCTGGACGATGGCGGCGCTGTGCGCGGTGACCTTCGTGGTGATCGCGCTGCTGCTGCGTGAACGGCGTTCCACCGCGCCGATGCCCGAGGTCGCGTCGAAGGGCTAGTCGTCCGCGGTGGAGCGGGTCGACGCGACCAGCTCGCCGAGGAGCCGGCGGGTGACCTCCGCGAGGGCGACCTCCAGCACCGCGGTGCCGGAGGTGCAGCGGAGCAGGAGGTGCGCGGGCCGCCGGCAACCCGACTCGTGCGCCACGAGGTCGGCCAGGACCCCGACCAGCGCCGGGGTGCTCGGGAACGTGAGGGTGACCAGGTCGTCGGCCTGCCGGCGGGTGTGCGGGTGGGACAGCGCCCGGGCCCAGTGCTCCCGGCAGGCCGGTTCGACCGCCGCGGCCGCCGGCACGTGCCGGGAGCGGACCGCCCACATGCTCGCCACCAGCTGCGCGGAGAACGCGGACAGCTCCGCGATCCGCTCGTGGACCTCCGCGATCCTCGTGCGAAGGGTGTCCAGCACCTGCTCCGCGTCC
This genomic window from Saccharothrix sp. HUAS TT1 contains:
- a CDS encoding MerR family transcriptional regulator, which translates into the protein MSKIRITQLAEITGFTPATIRFYEHSGLLPAASRTPSGHRVYGADDVERLRFIARGKQLGLALDEIRELVHGGGDADADAEQVLDTLRTRIAEVHERIAELSAFSAQLVASMWAVRSRHVPAAAAVEPACREHWARALSHPHTRRQADDLVTLTFPSTPALVGVLADLVAHESGCRRPAHLLLRCTSGTAVLEVALAEVTRRLLGELVASTRSTADD
- a CDS encoding MFS transporter codes for the protein MPDQVGSAERGTGRGPGLSLPAVCLTVVLFPLAITGSSVALPAINAEFQNSLASGLWVVNGYNLTYAAFMLATGSLADLVGRRGVFRVGVVLFAAGSLVSALAPNILVLDLARVVAGVGAAAATTSGSAILADAFEGVARAKAFGVFGTAVGVGLVFGPSLSGLLIGSFGWRSVFLLPAVIGALVLLLTPVIRESRNPRANRVDWAGTTTFTAALLLLIFALVQGPQWGWGDQRVIASFAGAVVALIAFVVVERRQEQPMFDLGLLSQPRFVGISLATVPVVFGFSPLVIYLPSYLASVDGLGAAQIGLFMLMLTVLALVFPGIAGVAAKWVPARVQIVLTAALAAIGLAWFTVIEPGIGYLSLLGPLALVGIAVGLSFGLLDGAAVSSVEATRAGMAAGMFNTVRLAGETISIAVAGALLVGFTQNAVAARAREFGGSVDADAVANALNQGDLARATALVPEGRREEFAEAAGEAFASGLHGLLWTMAALCAVTFVVIALLLRERRSTAPMPEVASKG